The following proteins are encoded in a genomic region of Alnus glutinosa chromosome 8, dhAlnGlut1.1, whole genome shotgun sequence:
- the LOC133874793 gene encoding ubiquitin carboxyl-terminal hydrolase 25 yields MALQLQMSWQPSLLSHKRKSGPPLGLKNLGNSCYLNSVLQCLTYTPPLANFCLKCQHSALCDLGRDCPFCILEKRIARSLRVDLTLDAPARIQSCLRIFAEHFRCGRQEDAHEFLRYVIDACHNTCLRLKKLQQRRSNGKGADQAAAATGSSTTVVKEIFGGALQSQVKCLSCGNESNKVDDIMDISLDVLLSNSLKEALQKFFQPEVLDGNNKYKCDNCKKLVAARKQMSIIQAPNVLVIQLKRFEGIFGGKIDKAIAFEEVLVLSSFMCKASQDPRPEYKLFGTIVHSGYSQESGHYYAYIKDAIGRWYRCNDSFVSLSTLQEVLSEKVYILFFSRTNQRPASASTANTALALNGTKSSDCNGSEAFSSTKAALPPKAVHAKAYFEQSSQKDISTISKVVEVTSSPQMSFSIGNSNSKRAPATGNGRVDVHKSQSVETNGDVESLASNGTKSSDCNGSEAFGSTKATLPPKAVHAKAYFEQSSEKDISTISKVVKVTSNPPMMFSIGNSNSKSASATGNGRVDVHKSPSMETNGDEKHSICSEKSGKDVASSMMVNGFNRTRKVGAADSKYSKGSTLTSENGNSQTGDFSLVKPDHGEGNCTRSRVTRGGPAHDELETCGVHDRSQILGSKRKSELEGSCILFAQDAQSQAEVEELKEVLEKEASSILQSCGWSDNVYSFMSSRKRLCREARNGASSFSESKKFLIADAKPTFISQIPESLKEDLIERLRLFSQGKKAF; encoded by the exons ATGGCCTTGCAATTGCAAATGAGTTGGCAGCCGAGTCTACTGAGTCATAAGCGGAAGAGCGGTCCTCCTCTGGGGCTGAAGAACCTCGGCAACTCGTGTTACCTCAACAGTGTCCTCCAGTGCCTCACATACACTCCTCCGCTCGCCAATTTCTGCCTCAAATGCCAGCACTCCGCCCTCT GCGATTTGGGGCGCGACTGCCCCTTCTGCATACTGGAGAAGCGGATAGCGCGGTCTCTGAGGGTGGATCTCACACTGGACGCGCCCGCGAGGATCCAGAGCTGTCTCAGGATTTTCGCCGAGCACTTCCGGTGCGGCCGCCAGGAGGACGCGCACGAATTCCTGCGCTACGTGATTGACGCCTGCCACAACACCTGCCTCCGCCTCAAGAAGTTGCAGCAGCGCCGCTCCAACGGCAAGGGGGCCGACCAGGCTGCTGCTGCTACTGGTAGTTCTACTACGGTGGTGAAGGAGATCTTTGGGGGTGCGTTGCAGAGTCAGGTTAAGTGTCTTTCTTGTGGCAACGAGTCCAATAAGGTTGACGACATAATGGATATTAGTCTTGATGTTTTGCTTAGTAATTCGCTTAAAGAGGCATTGCAAAAGTTCTTTCAGCCAGAAGTTTTGGATGGCAACAATAAGTACAAGTGTGACAA TTGTAAGAAATTGGTGGCAGCGAGGAAGCAAATGTCAATAATTCAAGCTCCCAACGTCCTCGTAATCCAGCTCAAG AGATTTGAGGGCATATTTGGTGGGAAGATTGACAAGGCCATTGCATTCGAGGAAGTTTTGGTTCTTTCGAGTTTCATGTGTAAAGCAAGCCAG GATCCACGACCAGAATACAAGCTCTTTGGCACTATTGTGCATTCAGGCTACTCACAGGAGTCTGGACACTATTATGCATATATAAAG GACGCAATAGGTCGGTGGTACCGCTGCAATGATTCGTTTGTCTCGCTTTCGACCCTGCAGGAGGTCTTATCAGAAAAGGtttatattcttttcttctctcgaACCAACCAAAGACCAGCATCTGCCAGCACTGCCAACACTGCCCTTGCTTTGAATGGAACAAAGTCTAGTGATTGCAATGGCAGTGAGGCATTCAGCAGCACAAAAGCTGCTCTCCCACCAAAAGCAGTGCATGCAAAAGCATATTTTGAGCAGTCTTCTCAGAAGGATATCTCAACCATATCCAAGGTTGTTGAGGTGACTTCTAGCCCACAGATGAGTTTTAGCATTGGAAACTCTAATTCTAAAAGAGCTCCTGCAACTGGTAATGGAAGAGTTGATGTTCATAAGAGTCAATCCGTGGAAACAAATGGGGATGTGGAATCCCTTGCTTCGAATGGAACGAAGTCTAGTGATTGCAATGGCAGTGAGGCATTCGGCAGCACAAAAGCTACTCTCCCACCAAAAGCAGTGCATGCAAAAGCATATTTTGAGCAATCTTCTGAGAAGGATATCTCAACCATATCTAAGGTTGTTAAAGTGACTTCTAACCCACCGATGATGTTTAGCATTGGAAACTCTAATTCCAAAAGTGCTTCTGCAACTGGTAATGGAAGAGTTGATGTTCATAAGAGTCCATCCATGGAAACAAATGGGGATGAGAAACACTCAATTTGTAGTGAGAAAAGTGGAAAAGATGTGGCATCATCCATGATGGTGAATGGTTTCAACAGAACCAGAAAAGTTGGTGCTGCTGATAGTAAGTATAGCAAAGGATCCACTCTAACAAGTGAAAATGGTAACAGTCAAACTGGTGACTTTAGTTTAGTGAAACCAGATCATGGTGAAGGTAATTGTACAAGGAGCAGGGTGACAAGGGGAGGGCCTGCCCACGATGAATTGGAAACTTGTGGCGTCCATGACCGCTCTCAGATCTTGGGGTCTAAGAGAAAATCAGAGTTGGAGGGCTCTTGCATTTTGTTTGCACAGGATGCTCAATCCCAGGCAGAAGTTGAAGAACTGAAAGAAGT TCTCGAGAAAGAAGCTTCTTCGATTTTGCAATCATGTGGTTGGTCAGATAACGTTTATAGTTTCATGAGTTCAAGGAAGAGGTTATGTCGAGAAGCAAGAAATGGTGCATCAAGTTTTAGTGAATCAAA GAAGTTCTTAATTGCGGATGCCAAACCAACCTTTATTTCACAAATACCAGAATCGTTGAAAGAGGACCTCATTGAACGTCTGCGATTATTTAGCCAAGGAAAAAAGGCATTTTAA
- the LOC133875404 gene encoding probable sugar phosphate/phosphate translocator At3g14410, with protein MADRSRTFCKEEFITYAYILLYIALSSGQIFFNKWVLSSKEINFPYPLGLTLLHMVFSSVLCFILTKVLKIMKAEEGMTAEIYVTSVVPIGSMFAMTLWLGNTAYLYISVAFAQMLKAIMPVAVFVLGVAAGLEIMSCRMLLIMSVISFGVLVASYGEMDINWVGVVYQMGGVVGEALRLIFMEILVKRKGLKLNPISVMYYVSPCSALCLFLPWIFLEKSKMEAHGSWNFPPLVLLLNCLCTFALNLSVFLVITHTSALTIRVAGVVKDWVVVLLSALLFADTKLTIINLFGYGIAIAGVAAYNNQKLKKEASRGSLSGPEHDQSVPLATSSASSK; from the exons TGGGTTTTGTCATCTAAGGAAATAAACTTCCCTTATCCTCTTGGACTGACACTACTTCACATGGTCTTCTCGTCAGTCTTATGTTTTATACTCACCAAAGTTCTCAAG ATTATGAAGGCTGAGGAAGGAATGACTGCAGAAAT ATATGTTACATCTGTTGTGCCAATTGGTTCAATGTTCGCAATGACTCTTTGGCTGGGAAACACAGCATACCTGTATATTTCTGTTGCATTTGCACAAATGTTGAAGGCAATTA TGCCAGTAGCTGTGTTTGTTCTTGGAGTAGCAGCAGGGCTAGAGATAATGAGCTGCAGAATGCTACTAATTATGTCAGTGATAAGTTTTGGTGTTCTGGTGGCGTCTTATGGAGAAATGGATATCAATTGGGTTGGAGTTGTTTATCAGATGGGTGGCGTTGTTGGAGAAGCTTTAAGACTTATTTTCATGGAGATCCTTGTTAAGAGGAAGGGTCTCAAACTGAACCCTATATCTGTTATGTACTATGTTAGTCCCTGCAG TGCTCTTTGCCTATTCTTGCCGTggatttttttggagaaatcgAAGATGGAAGCACATGGATCTTGGAACTTTCCACCCCTTGTGCTACTACTCAACTGTCTCTGTACTTTTGCCCTCAACTTATCTGTTTTCCTCGTAATTACACATACAAGTGCTTTAACCATTCGTGTCGCTGGAGTTGTTAAGGACTGGGTGGTTGTCTTACTGTCTGCCCTTCTGTTTGCGGATACCAAGCTGACGATAATAAATCTGTTTGGTTATGGCATTG CCATTGCAGGTGTAGCGGCATACAATAATCAAAAGTTGAAAAAAGAAGCTTCTCGAGGCAGCTTAAGTGGTCCCGAACATGATCAATCTGTACCTTTGGCCACATCCTCGGCTTCGAGCAAGTAG